A window of the Osmia lignaria lignaria isolate PbOS001 chromosome 2, iyOsmLign1, whole genome shotgun sequence genome harbors these coding sequences:
- the LOC117605794 gene encoding uncharacterized protein LOC117605794 isoform X2, protein MNQQCKVCGEPAAGFHFGAFTCEGCKSFFGRTYNNLGSISECKNGGVCVINKKNRTACKACRLRKCLMVGMSKSGSRYGRRSNWFKIHCLLQEQTNGNQNVAPGAGSPFGPGFLPGFLPQPQGQQGSGVYKDGKDRASPSQEDLALQSHLLHVAMLKQERERGNKSPHPDDVALQNQLRLLAWQKERERVAGNPQQPPGTPPRDSTPPPFYKQQPQHPGSPMFPMNFAQKEGVCVPSSPSDVFRPFLPTYKRTADTPSDSGASSVDGGDGQDTESRSNSALSYFKTSAASPTLSEREFPPRKINATVTLTTGYHPHQSLGLVYPPPGLVTPAASQHSPRGGDRFLVSPSPGVPAVEQDEPIDLSVRSSRSSPRPSQSSEEDNRSNDNVCDRESPAKEEATTKSKPLDLTLGVKRPAELPMSL, encoded by the exons ATGAACCAACAGTGCAAGGTCTGCGGCGAACCGGCGGCTGGTTTTCATTTCGGAGCGTTCACGTGCGAGGGTTGCAAG TCATTCTTCGGGCGGACGTACAACAACCTGGGCAGCATATCGGAATGCAAGAACGGAGGGGTGTGCGTGATCAACAAGAAGAACCGCACCGCCTGCAAGGCGTGTCGACTGCGAAAGTGTCTGATGGTCGGGATGTCGAAGTCAGGATCTCGTTACGGGCGTCGTTCGAACTGGTTCAAGATCCACTGCCTCCTTCAAGAACAGACCAATGGAAATCAGAACGTAGCTCCAGGTGCAGGCTCGCCGTTCGGGCCGGGCTTCCTCCCGGGTTTCCTGCCCCAGCCTCAAGGCCAGCAAGGTAGCGGAGTGTACAAAGATGGAAAGGACCGTGCTTCACCTAGTCAGGAGGACTTAGCCCTTCAGTCGCATTTGTTACACGTAGCGATGCTGAAGCAAGAACGCGAGAGAGGGAACAAATCACCCCACCCGGACGACGTGGCTCTTCAGAATCAATTACGCCTGTTGGCCTGGCAGAAAGAGCGCGAGAGGGTCGCCGGTAACCCTCAGCAACCACCTGGAACACCTCCCAGAGACAGTACACCTCCGCCTTTTTACAAACAGCAACCGCAGCACCCCGGTTCACCAATGTTCCCCATGAACTTCGCCCAGAAGGAAGGCGTCTGCGTGCCGTCCAGTCCGTCGGATGTCTTCAGACCGTTCCTGCCGACTTATAAGAGGACGGCGGACACGCCGAGCGACAGCGGCGCGTCCTCGGTGGATGGTGGCGACGGCCAGGACACGGAGTCCAGGAGTAATTCGGCGTTGAGCTATTTCAAGACCAGCGCCGCATCACCGACCTTGTCGGAACGCGAATTCCCACCCAGGAAGATCAACGCTACGGTTACGTTGACGACAGGCTATCATCCTCATCAGAGTCTAGGTCTAGTGTATCCACCGCCTGGTCTGGTGACACCAGCAGCGTCCCAGCATTCGCCCAGAGGTGGCGATCGTTTCCTGGTCAGTCCCAGTCCAGGCGTTCCGGCTGTGGAACAGGACGAACCTATCGACCTTAGCGTGAGGTCGAGCAGAAGCTCCCCACGACCTAGCCAATCGTCGGAAGAGGATAACCGATCGAACGATAACGTATGCGACCGCGAGAGCCCGGCGAAAGAGGAGGCCACGACGAAGAGCAAACCTCTGGACCTGACGTTGGGAGTGAAGAGGCCTGCAGAGTTGCCCATGTCGCTGTGA
- the LOC117605794 gene encoding uncharacterized protein LOC117605794 isoform X1 gives MMNQQCKVCGEPAAGFHFGAFTCEGCKSFFGRTYNNLGSISECKNGGVCVINKKNRTACKACRLRKCLMVGMSKSGSRYGRRSNWFKIHCLLQEQTNGNQNVAPGAGSPFGPGFLPGFLPQPQGQQGSGVYKDGKDRASPSQEDLALQSHLLHVAMLKQERERGNKSPHPDDVALQNQLRLLAWQKERERVAGNPQQPPGTPPRDSTPPPFYKQQPQHPGSPMFPMNFAQKEGVCVPSSPSDVFRPFLPTYKRTADTPSDSGASSVDGGDGQDTESRSNSALSYFKTSAASPTLSEREFPPRKINATVTLTTGYHPHQSLGLVYPPPGLVTPAASQHSPRGGDRFLVSPSPGVPAVEQDEPIDLSVRSSRSSPRPSQSSEEDNRSNDNVCDRESPAKEEATTKSKPLDLTLGVKRPAELPMSL, from the exons ATGAACCAACAGTGCAAGGTCTGCGGCGAACCGGCGGCTGGTTTTCATTTCGGAGCGTTCACGTGCGAGGGTTGCAAG TCATTCTTCGGGCGGACGTACAACAACCTGGGCAGCATATCGGAATGCAAGAACGGAGGGGTGTGCGTGATCAACAAGAAGAACCGCACCGCCTGCAAGGCGTGTCGACTGCGAAAGTGTCTGATGGTCGGGATGTCGAAGTCAGGATCTCGTTACGGGCGTCGTTCGAACTGGTTCAAGATCCACTGCCTCCTTCAAGAACAGACCAATGGAAATCAGAACGTAGCTCCAGGTGCAGGCTCGCCGTTCGGGCCGGGCTTCCTCCCGGGTTTCCTGCCCCAGCCTCAAGGCCAGCAAGGTAGCGGAGTGTACAAAGATGGAAAGGACCGTGCTTCACCTAGTCAGGAGGACTTAGCCCTTCAGTCGCATTTGTTACACGTAGCGATGCTGAAGCAAGAACGCGAGAGAGGGAACAAATCACCCCACCCGGACGACGTGGCTCTTCAGAATCAATTACGCCTGTTGGCCTGGCAGAAAGAGCGCGAGAGGGTCGCCGGTAACCCTCAGCAACCACCTGGAACACCTCCCAGAGACAGTACACCTCCGCCTTTTTACAAACAGCAACCGCAGCACCCCGGTTCACCAATGTTCCCCATGAACTTCGCCCAGAAGGAAGGCGTCTGCGTGCCGTCCAGTCCGTCGGATGTCTTCAGACCGTTCCTGCCGACTTATAAGAGGACGGCGGACACGCCGAGCGACAGCGGCGCGTCCTCGGTGGATGGTGGCGACGGCCAGGACACGGAGTCCAGGAGTAATTCGGCGTTGAGCTATTTCAAGACCAGCGCCGCATCACCGACCTTGTCGGAACGCGAATTCCCACCCAGGAAGATCAACGCTACGGTTACGTTGACGACAGGCTATCATCCTCATCAGAGTCTAGGTCTAGTGTATCCACCGCCTGGTCTGGTGACACCAGCAGCGTCCCAGCATTCGCCCAGAGGTGGCGATCGTTTCCTGGTCAGTCCCAGTCCAGGCGTTCCGGCTGTGGAACAGGACGAACCTATCGACCTTAGCGTGAGGTCGAGCAGAAGCTCCCCACGACCTAGCCAATCGTCGGAAGAGGATAACCGATCGAACGATAACGTATGCGACCGCGAGAGCCCGGCGAAAGAGGAGGCCACGACGAAGAGCAAACCTCTGGACCTGACGTTGGGAGTGAAGAGGCCTGCAGAGTTGCCCATGTCGCTGTGA